Below is a genomic region from Malassezia restricta chromosome VIII, complete sequence.
CCGGGCGACATGATGCCAGTGCCGCCGTAGGGCGTTGAGTagcgcaagcgccgcgaccATGGCTTGTGCTGCCACGGGTACAGAATGAtgcgcagcttgtgcagTACGTACGAGTTTGACACGTTAAAGTAGTATTTGAGGATCGGCATCGGCAGCAAGGCGCGGAAATTGCGCTGCATGTATTCACCGCCGACctgggcgacgtgccgtcCAAACTGCATGCCCATCTGTGCCGTGGCATCGTTCATCATATCACTGGCGCCGAAGCCTGGGATGTCCTTCGCCTGCGGGTACCCGTCCCAGGCGCGTGGCATCTCGGAGCCATACGCGTCCTGCTGCACGTCCCATGTCGGCTGGACCGGCGTGTGCTGTGCGGGACTCGCGCGGTAGGGTGGCGGTGTGTACGACCCGGATGCGTCAAGCTGGTGCGGCGAAGGCGACTGGATGCGCTGGTACGCCTGTGGTGCGGGGgggcgcgcggcgcgcacgcctGGCCGAACGCCCATCGTCCCGGGCCTGCGGGCGGCGGGGGGCGCCATGGGCCGGGCGGGACGGACGCCTGCACCGGGACGCATGGGGCGGCCGGGCACAGCCGTGCTACCTGATGGGTGCATCGGCACGGGGCGCTGCAGGGGGGGCGGACGGGTCCCTGGTGGACCGGTGCGCTGGGCGTTCATGGCGTCTGGCAACCAGGTCGGAGGCCCCACGCGGCGGTGCGACACGTTCTCACGTGACTGCGCCGCAGTTgccgcgaggcgccgtggccCAAGGGGTTTTTTCGCCATCATGCCAAAGGCCAAGGGCAAGGGCGGTAAGAATCGCCGGCGCGGAAGGAATGATGACGAGGCcaagcgcgagctcgtTTTCAAGGACGAGAGCCAGGAGTATGCACAGGTCGTGAGGATGCTGGGCAATGGGCGTCTGGAGGCGCTGTGCTTTGACGGTGAGAAGCGCTTGGCGCATATTCGCGGCAAGATGCGCAAAAAGGTATGGATCAACAACGGCGATATTATCCTGCTGTCGCTGCGTGAGTTTGAGGACGGCAAGGCCGATGTGATCCAGAAGTATACGCctgacgaggcacgcagtctgaagcagcatggcgagcTGCCTGAAGCGACCAAGATCAGCGAGGACCAGTTCGGCGAGGAAGGCGACGAGATTGAGTTCCAGGAGGCgagtgacgacgacgccgaggaGGGCGAGGCcgaggacgatgatgaggacCTCGATGACCTGTAAAAGCTAGGCTCGCTATAGCACTATGTAGAGGGCTGTTCTGCTGCCTCGGGAGATgacatggcctcgtgccgTGCCGAGAGCCATGCGTGCCACCGGtcgcggcgacgcgcgtcgcggcgcgctgtCTCGTCCGGGCTGGGTGGCGTCTGCAGACGCACAAACACGTCTTCCGTGTCCTGCACGAAAAACAGGCGGTACGTCTGGATGCACACGCGGATGTCCAGTGCGTTCTTGACGATGAACCGCGTGCCTTCTGCCTCCGGCTCGGGCGTGGGCGGCAGGTTGCGGTGCAGGAAGGGCGCGCTCGTCTTGGCCGGCAGGCCCTCGGTCGGCGTCCACAGGCAGTAGCTCGCAATGTACTGCAGCCAGCGCTGCTCGCGGTCGTgcggctcgtcgagcgtcaGGTCATCGTGCGACAGGAGCTGGATGTGCAGGGTCGCGCtgagcggcgtgccgtcTTGGGggcgcgcctcgatgcggAACAggtgctcgtcgcgccCCACAGTCTGCtcggcggccatgcgcgcggCTATGAGGCGGCGGTACAGCTGGACATCGCGCGCCTCAGCGGGGCCCTCGCACAGCGCGTCGcagtcgcgcagcgtcgacgtgTAattgtccagcagctcctggCACTTGGCGTCCGTGCTGATCGACAGCGCCGACttgacgagcgcctggaTGACCTTGTCGACGGTGTACACGACGTACCCGTCGTGGGTGTACATGTACCGCACCGCCTCCTCGAACGACGCCTGGTCGAGCTCATGGTCGAGGTGCCGTGCCATGACCtccagcagcacagcaTAGTACTGCGacggctgcagcgcgagcgccgcctggtCGGCCTCACTGAGATGCGCCGTGTGCTCCGGCCGCTTCGAGCCGGGCAGGCGCATCGCAATCGAGTTGACAAGGCCCGCCGGTCCGCTCGCCGTGTCCATCAAGCCCAGGTCGGCCGCGAGCGGATTCACCTTGGGCGAGTGCTCGCTCGCCATGTCCTTGTGCTTCAGTcggtgcaggcgcgcatACAGCAGGCACCACAGGCGCAGGAACACGTACATGGTCGTGTTGCCAAACAGCTGCACACTCGTCGGCACCGCAtgcggcgtcgacgtcgacggcatgTGGACGTGCCACGTTTCGACGGCCGGCGCACGGGCACGttcctcctcctcgtcgtcgccgtcgccttCCTCGTTGTCCACGTCCtccgcctcctcctcgtcgtcgctgcgcttcaGCAGATCCGCCAGAGCGTCCGGCCCCGCACCGAGCATCCGCGGCAAGATCGTCTTGCACACGTGCTCCAGGCGGTGTCGGTCCTGGTCCGAGAGCGCCGCACGGTCCATGTAGTGCGCTACGAGGCGCAGGATATCGGCACACACGCCCGGGTCGTCCATCACGAACGACAGCTGCGACCgcggcgccaggcgcggcagACTCGGATCCATCGCCAgccggcgctgctgctgcgtcgcgacgagcgtctcgatctcatggacgagcgccttggTCGTGATGGCCTTCTTGTCAGCGCTCTTGAAGTTGACGCCCTGGTGGTCGAGCGCCTTGTAAAAGTTGCGCGCGTCGACTTCGCGCCACACCTTGTTCcactcgcgctgcgcccgcTTCCACTCCTCGTCCTTTTGCTTGAGGCgcgccagcacgatcggcaCAGCGATGCTCGGGttgtcgtgcagcgcaGCAATCACCtcgaggccgtgctgccGGCCATACACCTTTttcatgatgcgctggtAAATGCTCTTGCTCTGGCCGCCCAGTCCCGGCTTGAGACGGAACGCCGCGCGCTCCTCCGCATCCATCGCCGCGATCCGCGCGGCGATcggctcgagcagcgcaatcGTGCGCAGATTCGCCTCGATATGGTAGTCGTACTCGTGCCGCTCCTCCTCGCTGCGATACAGCGCGTCCTCGTACACATTCTTCTTGTGCGGATTGAACGACTCGCCCTCACTCGCCCAGGTGGGATAGCTCACCCACCCATCGTTCAGCACCTCCCAGCACAGGGCGTCGCGGCCACTGCACGACAAGTTGACCTCGCTCTCCGGCAGCTTGCGGTACGACGGGCCACACGACTTCTGCACCGACAGGTCAaagcgctcgcgctcgagcgccggcaCATTGTCCAGCACGGGATCCTCATTCTCCAGCCAGCCGTGCCGGCCCATGTCGTACCCGACGAGCCCCTTGAacatgctcagcagctcAGGGCGGCCGCTCAGGAACAGCGCGGCTCGATCCACGAGCGTCGCCACATCAATCATGTCCTGCGCATACAAGTTGAGCAACTTTAAAAAGTCGAGGTACGTCGTCCGGTCGTCCAGGTGCTTCTTCACCCGCTCAAAGAACGCGACCTCATCGACCGTCGCCATCTGCGGTGCGAGCGGCGGCATCATCTCGCCGCCCATCAtatgcggcggcgcgtACGACGGCGGGCCTGGCGCCGGCAGGTAGCCCtccggcggcagcgcctcgtaGCCCGGCGGCAGGGGCGCGCCATGCGGATACACCGCATCGCCCATCAcctcgccatgcacgcccgtgccgggcggcggcggcagaAACGTGCCACGGGGCTGTGACGGCATATCGCTCTTTTTGCTGCGCTTGCGGCCCGACGACTTGGGCTCCGGCACAGCAGCCGGTGCCTCGTGCACCATCCGCTTCttgctgggcggcggcggcggccgaggcATGGGATCGTACGGCGGCATGCCACTGCCCTCGACGCCCATAcctggcggcggcggcggcggaccCCCGTTCGTCATGTGGCCCAGCATGCCAAACAGACCGCCGCTCCCGCCCgggccgtcgtgcgcagcggcacccGTATCGGGCAGAAACTGCTTGAACTCTTCGAGCAGGTCCTTGGCATGGTCAAAGAGCACCGTGACCTGAGCATACACCTCGTGGATGGGCCGCTGCTCCTTCTGGTACGTCTGCAAAATCTCCAGGAACTGCTTGTATGTGTCAGGATCGCCGCTAAAGCGCTGCTTGATTTTGTTCACGTAGCTGATCGCATGATTGAACTCCACAGGCGGCCGCGATACAGGCTCCAGGGGCGGACCAgcggcaggcggcggcggcgcctgccCTGGCGGCCCACGTCCAAGGGGGTCGTAGCCCATGGGCGGTGCGTAGGCACCAGGCGGCGACGGCATAGAGGGCGGCAGGCCCAGGCCGCCCGGCGGACGCACAGAGGACGGCACACGATCGACGTACTCGCCCCGTGGCACGGGCCCCGGgggaggcggcggtgcggaGGAGGAAGGGGCGggaggcgctgcgctgcCCGGCATGTCCGACGATGGGCGAGGCAGACGCGGAGGCACAGGTGGGGGCGGTGGCGGGGGGATcaggccgccgccgccgctcaGCGTTTGTGTGGTGGTGCCATTCGGCGTCGTGACTGTGATCACATTCCCCTCATGCTGATCAAAGCTGCATTCGATGCGGTAGCCGGGGGGCAGGAACGTATTAAAGCCCTGTATGAGACTCGGC
It encodes:
- a CDS encoding translation initiation factor eIF1A, producing MPKAKGKGGKNRRRGRNDDEAKRELVFKDESQEYAQVVRMLGNGRLEALCFDGEKRLAHIRGKMRKKVWINNGDIILLSLREFEDGKADVIQKYTPDEARSLKQHGELPEATKISEDQFGEEGDEIEFQEASDDDAEEGEAEDDDEDLDDL
- a CDS encoding paired amphipathic helix protein Sin3a; amino-acid sequence: MATLNVRDALSYLDQVKVQFTDHPDVYNRFLDIMKDFKSQAIDTPGVIERVSMLFRGQPSLIQGFNTFLPPGYRIECSFDQHEGNVITVTTPNGTTTQTLSGGGGLIPPPPPPPVPPRLPRPSSDMPGSAAPPAPSSSAPPPPPGPVPRGEYVDRVPSSVRPPGGLGLPPSMPSPPGAYAPPMGYDPLGRGPPGQAPPPPAAGPPLEPVSRPPVEFNHAISYVNKIKQRFSGDPDTYKQFLEILQTYQKEQRPIHEVYAQVTVLFDHAKDLLEEFKQFLPDTGAAAHDGPGGSGGLFGMLGHMTNGGPPPPPPGMGVEGSGMPPYDPMPRPPPPPSKKRMVHEAPAAVPEPKSSGRKRSKKSDMPSQPRGTFLPPPPGTGVHGEVMGDAVYPHGAPLPPGYEALPPEGYLPAPGPPSYAPPHMMGGEMMPPLAPQMATVDEVAFFERVKKHLDDRTTYLDFLKLLNLYAQDMIDVATLVDRAALFLSGRPELLSMFKGLVGYDMGRHGWLENEDPVLDNVPALERERFDLSVQKSCGPSYRKLPESEVNLSCSGRDALCWEVLNDGWVSYPTWASEGESFNPHKKNVYEDALYRSEEERHEYDYHIEANLRTIALLEPIAARIAAMDAEERAAFRLKPGLGGQSKSIYQRIMKKVYGRQHGLEVIAALHDNPSIAVPIVLARLKQKDEEWKRAQREWNKVWREVDARNFYKALDHQGVNFKSADKKAITTKALVHEIETLVATQQQRRLAMDPSLPRLAPRSQLSFVMDDPGVCADILRLVAHYMDRAALSDQDRHRLEHVCKTILPRMLGAGPDALADLLKRSDDEEEAEDVDNEEGDGDDEEEERARAPAVETWHVHMPSTSTPHAVPTSVQLFGNTTMYVFLRLWCLLYARLHRLKHKDMASEHSPKVNPLAADLGLMDTASGPAGLVNSIAMRLPGSKRPEHTAHLSEADQAALALQPSQYYAVLLEVMARHLDHELDQASFEEAVRYMYTHDGYVVYTVDKVIQALVKSALSISTDAKCQELLDNYTSTLRDCDALCEGPAEARDVQLYRRLIAARMAAEQTVGRDEHLFRIEARPQDGTPLSATLHIQLLSHDDLTLDEPHDREQRWLQYIASYCLWTPTEGLPAKTSAPFLHRNLPPTPEPEAEGTRFIVKNALDIRVCIQTYRLFFVQDTEDVFVRLQTPPSPDETARRDARRRDRWHAWLSARHEAMSSPEAAEQPST
- a CDS encoding protein transport protein YIF1 yields the protein MNAQRTGPPGTRPPPLQRPVPMHPSGSTAVPGRPMRPGAGVRPARPMAPPAARRPGTMGVRPGVRAARPPAPQAYQRIQSPSPHQLDASGSYTPPPYRASPAQHTPVQPTWDVQQDAYGSEMPRAWDGYPQAKDIPGFGASDMMNDATAQMGMQFGRHVAQVGGEYMQRNFRALLPMPILKYYFNVSNSYVLHKLRIILYPWQHKPWSRRLRYSTPYGGTGIMSPGQGSSAIYAGMSTPDRPSSVASDRRMSASEPVSYCPPREDVNSPDMYIPLMAFVTYVIAASFIYGLRGRFHPEVLGYTASRALAIMLIEFSIVKLGCYLLNIQGDHTVFDLLAYSGYKFVGTLVVLAVSCLHVGRWLYWLTFLYMFAANAFFYLRSLRYVVLPDPASPSSVTVTPGQRAARIQFLFGIAMSQILFGWLLTVGIN